A DNA window from Trichomycterus rosablanca isolate fTriRos1 chromosome 9, fTriRos1.hap1, whole genome shotgun sequence contains the following coding sequences:
- the tmem121ab gene encoding transmembrane protein 121Ab yields the protein MVLPPPDKRHVCLTTIVIMTSMAFMDAYLVEQNQGPRKIGVCIIVLVGDVCFLIVLRYVAVWVGAEVRTARRGYAMILWFLYIFVLEIKLYFVFQNCKADRKSLETVARKALTLLLSVCVPGLYLVLVALDSMEYVRTFRKKEDMRGRLFWVALDLLDLLDIQANLWEPQRTGLPIWAEGLMFFYCYILLLILPCVSLSEISVQGENVSLQKMMLYPMLSLVTINVVTILIRGVNMVLFQDSRVSTIFVGKNVVAIATKVCTFLEYRKQSREFPPRENATGIPMEIQPNSVGHGQVLPNATSLPHELTPVQEILDT from the coding sequence ATGGTGCTGCCACCACCGGACAAACGGCACGTCTGTCTCACCACCATCGTCATCATGACCAGCATGGCGTTCATGGACGCCTACCTGGTGGAGCAGAACCAGGGTCCGCGCAAGATCGGCGTCTGCATCATCGTCCTGGTCGGCGACGTGTGCTTCCTCATAGTGCTCCGCTACGTGGCCGTCTGGGTGGGGGCCGAGGTCCGGACGGCGCGGCGCGGCTACGCCATGATCCTCTGGTTCCTCTACATCTTTGTCTTGGAGATCAAGCTCTACTTCGTCTTCCAGAACTGCAAGGCGGACCGGAAGAGTCTGGAGACGGTCGCCAGGAAGGCGCTGACTTTACTTTTGTCGGTCTGCGTCCCGGGACTCTATTTGGTCCTGGTGGCTCTGGACAGCATGGAATACGTACGGACGTTCAGAAAGAAAGAGGACATGAGGGGCAGGCTGTTTTGGGTGGCCTTGGACCTCCTGGATTTGCTCGACATCCAGGCGAACCTTTGGGAACCCCAGCGAACGGGGCTGCCCATTTGGGCGGAGGGGCTGATGTTCTTCTACTGCTACATCCTCCTCTTGATCCTACCCTGCGTATCCTTGAGCGAGATCAGCGTCCAGGGTGAGAACGTGTCCCTGCAGAAGATGATGCTCTACCCCATGCTCAGTCTGGTCACCATTAATGTAGTGACCATCCTCATACGCGGGGTCAACATGGTGCTCTTCCAGGACAGCCGCGTGTCTACCATCTTCGTCGGCAAGAACGTGGTAGCGATAGCCACCAAAGTGTGCACCTTCCTGGAGTACCGGAAGCAGTCCCGGGAGTTCCCGCCGCGCGAGAACGCGACCGGCATCCCCATGGAGATCCAGCCGAACTCCGTCGGGCACGGGCAGGTTTTACCGAACGCCACGAGCCTCCCGCACGAACTCACGCCCGTGCAGGAGATTCTGGACACATGA